ACTTAATATTGAATCGTATTCTACCATTGTTCAAAATTAGGATCCCGAGCCTCCCGCTGCTTGGGCAGGTGTCCGAGATGCTTCCAGAAATGCTGGCAGTGAATGTATACAATTAACATCATTGCCAAATCCAACGTTGATCGGTAGCGAAGATTGTCTTTAccttaatgtttttataccGGAAAATATATATGGAACAAAGCGGAATCCAGTTATGGTTTGGGTTCATGGTGGAGGCTATTTTGTTGGCAGTGGCAACGACACTGACAAGCGACCCGATTATCTTTTAGCAAAAGGCGTAATTCTGGTGTCTATAAATTATAGACTCGGTGCTCTCGGTGAGATTTACTCCAACGAGAGTTGGAGTATCAcagtttcttttaaataatgcaaatttcaagaaattttatgtgttctattctattctaaaaattctatacTATATTTCTGGAAAATATCACGTGTAtctacactcaaaaaaatgatcttgcaataatagctaaaattttctaggtgtaaaaaattaactaaaacagataaatgattagcaactgttgtgatattgcatatgtaattacttaatcagtttagataacagaaacagaatatatatctgtattgtttgtgaactttaaaaagaaagtttctctaaagcgccaatctatataagatcaatcacgtgttagatcatgcaatgaataacatttagcaatggtacctaaatttttcagaagttattgctagaacattactgctataaattctatatgtgacaaacaatgtttttacagatacgaaaaatagcgatacattcttgttgcgatatctagaaatctaactacatcagcgaaatatttttttgagtgtatgaTAACATATATGTAGAACGTTTATCGTACGTTGTCTTAAGTACACTTTAAACTTTCAAGGTTTCTTGAATCTTGATCATGAGATAGCAAGCGGAAACCAAGGTTTAAAAGATCAGGCTGCTGCATTGAAATGGATCAAAGAAAATATCGAAACTTTTGGCGGAGATTCTAACAATATCACTGTTTTTGGTATTAGTGCAGGTAGTTCATCCACGCATTTACTTATGCTATCGCCGCTATCCAAAGGTAtgcgtataatttatttttagcaataacaagtaataatataacaaaaatattctgctcgagaatgaaatattaatattattttacatttttctaggTCTTTTCCACAAAGCCATTCTTCAGAGTGGTATAGCTACATGTAATTGGGCGGTATTGAAGAACAAACCGGAAGATAATGGTTTCAGACTCGCATCATTACTCGGTAACGATTCTAAGGACCCTGAGAAAGTTGTTGAATTTCTACAAACAGTACCCGCCAGCGAAATCGTCGCGACGCAGTATAAGATTTTTGATCTGGTAAAttgctttttaataattctactttatattatttctaagtATTGAATTAGCTTAATGCactatttaagaatttatctattttatataaccaaCGTTATGTTAATGATTGTATTGCTAAATACTCAAGATTTTTTGTAGGAACAACGCATTATTAATATCCCATTTAGACCCACGATCGATGAAAAAGCAAAGACACCTTTTCTTCCACGTCCCATTTCTCAGTTGCTTCATGATGACAATGATATACCAATTATGCTTGGTTCTACTTCTTATGAATATATCATGTTTCTTAAAggtgtattaaaaattgttataaattaatgaatttatataCTATTCCACAAGAAATGGGAAACAATTTTCAGACGCATAAAATCGAGCAATTTTCAAACCACTGAAACTTGGCAAAAAATCGtcgcaaacaaaaaattaaaaaagtatttaaaagctTGAAATTTGTGTTTTTACGTGCTTTAGGCTGTTTTCtagaaatgataatttttcacCAAATTTTAGtggtttaaaaattgcttaattTTGAGCATCTGAAAAGTGTTGCTTATTTTTTGTAGAGTtacatgtatattaaatattacattttacaattatgtaaaattttcaacatagctttgtatttttaaaattaataacttataGATTATTTATCCGCTAATAGATACCAGTGAAAACACTTTAAAAACGCAATACGAAGATTTACCACGTAAAATACAAACACTTACGGACTCAGAAGACccacaaaaaataatgcaattgaCGGAGCGAGCCAAACAAtggtatttaaataataagccGTTCACTGAAGAGAATATCCCATCTCTTTTACGACTTCTGAGTGATATTTACTTCGATATCgctattaaaacttttacggataaacgaagaaaaaggaaacagGCGCCGGCTTAtctgtataaattttcatatatcggTAACGAGATGACCACCACACGACTCAACGGAAATAAATTAGCTTTATGTGGTAAtttgtgcaacttttttataaaacttttatggCTCAGTCAATCTCTGTTTTGAGTTTTATGTAATTGGCATTTTAGGAGCTTCTCATACCGACGAATTGTCATACCTTTTTTACATACCTAAATGTAAGGTCAATGATCCTAAACCGCCGGCGGTAAATTCGAAGGATcggaaaatattagaaattctTACGACTATGTGGAGTAATTTCGCAAAAACAGGGTAAGTATGTATGAATAATGCACGGATGttgttaaaaaagattgtaagaatatttaaatgtacttTTCTGTCTTTAGCAATCCTACACCTGCCTTTGATCAGCatataaatactatttggCCACCAGCAACAGCGGATGCCTTTAACTGCCTAGACATCGGAGATACTCTTCAAGTTTTAACCGTTACTGATTACGATTACATACTGCGAGACTCGACGTTATAAGAGTTGTACGAATGATAATATGTTaactcataaaattttaatggttGTTGGTTTATACACTGTCAGtgtttaaaacattatgtaccacataaaataatgaataccTCTCTATTTGTAGAGGCacttatcaatataatttgcatatagatatatagatatgttctttatttttctatgtaaataatttataatacagatGTTGCCCGTTTTATCTTTACAGTACAACTGCGGGGAaatgttttgcaaataataatttcaaattcaattgCACTTATGTATCCAGTAGAGTATAATACTAAATACAATATCGTTATTTgttcatgaaatattatattttcaattatgtaCACATTTGTCAAAAATCGCATCTCGTAACGTAAGGTaaggtatttaataaaagtgcCGATTATATAGCACTAATTACAGAAATTACATTGGagaaacttatatattttcagtacAACAAAcgtgatttttttaacttgttgGTGCAGTTACAAATagcgtttaaataaataaattaaaaaaaaaaaacagattaagAAGCAAATTGTGATACAAAGATTCTGAGAGCCGGATTTCTCCGCGGACTCTGCGACGCGAGcgacaaaaattacaaattgttcTTTGCATAAATTCTCTATGGGAATGATCGCTCATTCTAACAAGTGCGTGTCCCTTTAGTATTGGTACGatctataattaatacaagaggtaaaaataatttgcgtgTTTTAAATGTTAGGAACGAGCAAGTATTATGATTTCAACTATATTCAACGAATTGCACATCACGCccctatatgtatatttgcatAAAGAACAATCTTTCTACATATTCGTGACTTCTCACAAacaatgtatttctatttcgTTTGAAAATGATACGAAGATCAATCTACTTCGATTCTGCcgtgtattttaaatacattgcATTTTCTTCCTGTATTTGCATTTTGACGTGTATTTCAAAAGACGTCTTTACTTATTCCAGAATGCGAAAGCTTTCTGTATTCTCTCGTTGTGCGACTTTTCAGTGACAATAGCTGCAGAATACGCACGCTGCGCCGCGGGAATCTGCGAATTGTCCGATTTTGATGTTTCACTTTCCCTTTCGAACATCCTGGCCGTACGACTCACATTTCCGGTTGAGGGAAATTTATTGTGGCTACGTCCGCTTAATATCCTTGAGTCCGAACTCTCGTTGGCAACTgcaaaaaattgtgaaattttaatattattttattatttatgataagtGATCGTCAATGTTACAAGCAAATTTCATTGCGTTTGCACACACCTTTTCGCACAGGATTAGTTTCACACGAAGCTTTAGTCACATCACTCTTTGTAGCTACCTTGCTGTCGTCCGTAATGCTTCCGGTTCTGTACGAAAGAGTTTCCTTGTCTCGCGTTAAACCCGTTAAGATCCCCGCCGTTAAACTTCGCCGATTTCCTTCTGTTTTCAACACTCGTTTACCTTCTCGAAGTTCGTGATCTGCTTCTTCTTCGATGGTGGATACTATTCCAAGTTCGTCCACTTGCAACGAAGAAGTCACCTGATTCGAGCTGCAATCGCCTATTCCGGAATCGCGTGAATCGCCTCGGAATACTCTGCGCAATGCCTGCGACTTTGAGATCGTGTGTTGTTCTACTTCGAAAGATTTTTCTATCGATTCTTTGTTCTTTGCTTTATTATTGTTTGACATCAAAATCTCTAGATGTGCTGTGACtctttgtgaaatattttccgcCTTCGAAATTAACTCGGTATCTAATTTAGGCATTTCTGTTTCGATTTGTTTTGAAAAACCATTCAAATTGCCTTCTTCCTCCGTCGGTgtctttaatatctttaagtTCACTTCTGTCACACATGTGGAGTGCGAACGTGCCCGTGATTCCGCTTCGGCAGAGTTTTCTTCCGCGCTCGTCTCGACATGTTCTGCATCTTCGGCATCTGCTGCGTCGGCATTAATGTGAACTGATTTGATCTTATCAGAATATTGCAGCTCAATGCTATCAAACTGTTGTTCAAGCGTAGGTGAAGATTCCGCCGTTGTCGTGGGACTACGTCTACTATTTGCCGAGAGAATCGTCATTCTTCCCAATGCACGAATGGCATTTCCTGTTTTCTGTTAAAACAAATCACGTAGCGCGTGCACACTCTGAGCTCAAAACAACGCAtactaaaatttcttaaaaagcAATACcgcaaattaaagaaaaattatgcatattaaGTAGGTGTTAATGTTATATTCCAAGAGACGTTATTTGGTTAATAGAATCTGGTAAAAAACacaatcaatatataaaaacatattaaatattaaataattaaatgcgaTTAAATGTTCACCAGTTCTCAATCATCAATAAAACATACTATTTTCTCGTTCGAAATTTATCTACTTTACATTTGTgcaattttcctttttcattcttttaatgtcatgcaaaataataatcagtATAATTTTCAGCAAAACTGCCGATTCATCGATACGCACCTGCCATTTCCGTCGTATGATGAATTTCTTTAACTTTTCCGTCGGCAGAGCTACTCTACTCATCGCCGCAGTCTGCTGTGCCATCCACGGATGTTCTAAACATTGTGTAGCCGACATGCGCGttctgtgtaaaaaaaaagcatatttaattttatgggATTAGTccgtaaatatgaaataaagaaTACTTACTCTTTCCGTTTGATAAGTAAGCCGCTAATAAAGCTCTTAGCGTTATCCGAAATGGCGTCGAAAGCTTCATCTTCTAAATCATAGTCCGCTCGTGTAATATTAGCAAAGGTCTCGGCATCATTATCTCCCATGAATGGCGATAAACCGGTTAGTCTACGCATTACACGGTCACAATCTATCagttagatatatattattaaaaagataatggCTCAAAAATAATCGACACTCACAGAACATAGCAAATTACGCCAACGCTCCACATATCTGATTCAGTGCCGATGGGTTCGTAACTTATGATTTCCGGAGGAATAAATT
This window of the Linepithema humile isolate Giens D197 chromosome 1, Lhum_UNIL_v1.0, whole genome shotgun sequence genome carries:
- the LOC105668841 gene encoding esterase E4, which encodes MQYHMCITQIINRSKRILFSIINKNSFYSIMDKPIVTVKQGKLQGIFEENVLGSRYIAFKGIPFAAPPVGKLRFKDPEPPAAWAGVRDASRNAGSECIQLTSLPNPTLIGSEDCLYLNVFIPENIYGTKRNPVMVWVHGGGYFVGSGNDTDKRPDYLLAKGVILVSINYRLGALGFLNLDHEIASGNQGLKDQAAALKWIKENIETFGGDSNNITVFGISAGSSSTHLLMLSPLSKGLFHKAILQSGIATCNWAVLKNKPEDNGFRLASLLGNDSKDPEKVVEFLQTVPASEIVATQYKIFDLEQRIINIPFRPTIDEKAKTPFLPRPISQLLHDDNDIPIMLGSTSYEYIMFLKDTSENTLKTQYEDLPRKIQTLTDSEDPQKIMQLTERAKQWYLNNKPFTEENIPSLLRLLSDIYFDIAIKTFTDKRRKRKQAPAYLYKFSYIGNEMTTTRLNGNKLALCGASHTDELSYLFYIPKCKVNDPKPPAVNSKDRKILEILTTMWSNFAKTGNPTPAFDQHINTIWPPATADAFNCLDIGDTLQVLTVTDYDYILRDSTL